In Desulfonatronum thioautotrophicum, the following proteins share a genomic window:
- the polX gene encoding DNA polymerase/3'-5' exonuclease PolX encodes MGLEGIGPKRARTLHQELGVASREDLKEAARKGNVRGIKGFGKKTEQKILESLEQTRNNSQRIKLLEAEQQAEPLLERLQTAKSVHSVTIAGSFRRRKETVGDLDILVTCGKDSDVMQRFVEYENIAKIVTKGAQRSTVLLDSGLQVDAYILPRVSHGAALHYFTGSKAHNISIRKLGMDRGVKISEHGVFKHNVRIAGKTEEEVYRAVDLAYIEPELREDSGELEAAKNNALPDLVQLKDLRGDLHCHTTATDGRNSLEDLAQAARELGYAYLAITDHSRRVAMAKGLNEQRLARQMEQIDRLNEQLEDITLLKGIEVDILKDGSLDLADSILKKLDLTVCSVHYTRNLSPKKQTERIIRAMDNPYFNILGHPTSRLSNERPPYEVDLEKIMEAARDRGCCLELNANPDRLDLPDRYCKMAREMNVRIALSTDAHSRSELDFMRFGVDQARRGWLEAKDVINTRSLQELQKILRR; translated from the coding sequence TTGGGCCTGGAGGGCATCGGTCCCAAGCGTGCCAGAACCCTGCACCAGGAACTGGGCGTGGCCAGCCGGGAGGATCTCAAGGAAGCGGCTCGCAAAGGGAATGTCCGGGGCATCAAGGGTTTCGGGAAAAAAACAGAGCAGAAGATCCTGGAGAGCCTGGAACAGACCAGGAACAACAGCCAACGGATCAAGCTTCTCGAAGCCGAGCAGCAGGCCGAACCGCTTCTCGAACGGTTGCAAACAGCCAAAAGCGTTCACAGCGTCACCATTGCCGGCAGCTTCAGGCGCAGGAAGGAAACCGTGGGCGACCTGGACATCCTGGTGACCTGCGGGAAGGACTCTGACGTGATGCAGCGCTTTGTGGAGTATGAAAACATTGCAAAGATCGTCACGAAAGGAGCGCAACGCTCCACCGTGCTGCTGGACTCAGGGCTGCAGGTGGATGCCTACATTCTGCCCCGGGTATCCCATGGAGCCGCTTTGCATTATTTCACCGGCTCCAAGGCGCACAATATCTCCATCCGCAAACTGGGAATGGACAGGGGGGTGAAGATCAGTGAGCACGGCGTGTTCAAGCACAATGTTCGCATTGCCGGGAAAACCGAGGAGGAGGTCTACCGCGCTGTTGATCTTGCGTATATCGAACCCGAACTCCGCGAGGACAGCGGAGAACTGGAGGCGGCGAAAAACAATGCATTGCCGGATCTGGTCCAGCTGAAAGATCTGCGCGGCGATCTGCACTGCCATACCACGGCAACCGATGGCCGCAACAGCCTGGAGGACCTGGCACAGGCCGCCAGAGAACTCGGGTATGCCTATCTGGCCATCACCGACCACTCCAGGCGGGTTGCCATGGCCAAGGGACTTAATGAGCAGCGGCTCGCCCGCCAGATGGAACAGATTGACCGGTTGAACGAGCAACTGGAAGACATCACCCTGCTCAAGGGAATCGAGGTGGACATCCTGAAGGATGGCTCCCTGGATCTGGCGGACTCGATTCTCAAGAAACTGGATCTGACGGTCTGCTCCGTGCACTACACCCGCAACCTGTCCCCAAAAAAGCAGACCGAGCGGATCATCAGGGCCATGGATAACCCATACTTCAACATCCTGGGTCATCCCACGAGCCGGCTGAGCAATGAGCGGCCCCCCTATGAGGTAGATCTGGAAAAAATCATGGAAGCCGCCCGTGACCGGGGATGCTGTCTGGAACTGAATGCCAATCCGGACAGGCTCGATCTGCCGGACCGTTACTGCAAGATGGCCAGGGAAATGAATGTCCGGATTGCCTTATCCACGGACGCCCACAGCCGTTCGGAGCTGGACTTCATGCGTTTCGGAGTGGACCAGGCCAGAAGAGGATGGCTGGAGGCAAAAGACGTCATCAATACCCGTTCCTTGCAGGAGCTTCAAAAAATTTTGCGAAGATGA
- a CDS encoding AAA family ATPase has translation MQFPYGISNFQKIATSGSFYVDRTDRIPLLERGEYQLFIRPRRFGKSLLLSTLFSYYDLASAHLFDELFGRLAIGQNPTPLRNRYFMLQLDFSCVDPTGTVGRIRRALHDHVNTCIDSFVLLYGDHLREDVRIDRDNALSSLQSAASVARRSGHPFFLLIDEYDNFANEVMMSAQRDSQRRYEALVFEEGPLRTLFKAMKSLAGQGLIDRIFITGVSPVVMSDITSGFNIAKNIYLNPLLNDLCGFTFAETQHAVALVAEQCGLDENATQEAEAMLRTWYNGYTFSPDAQTMVYNPTLVLYFLDTLEQRCTYPRKMLDANLSTDRAKLEYIARSPGGDQLLLDMASDDYLVALEDIADRFGMRDMLREQSKDSTFMASLLYYFGVLSIEGRTSLGKLTLRVPNLVMRKLYVEQIAEMLLPDPLLRDEGKLAAENLYQKGDMAPLCAYVEEKYFKVFHTADYRWANDLTVKTAFLTLLYNDTLYVMDSEPELERRRADLTMIIRPDARRFTILDILIEFKFVTLKDAGMSGEQALMLGMKELQGLRLMRQAMDEAREQVRGNMKTLNRRYNNLRLRGYAVVSLGFERIWWEEVGREG, from the coding sequence ATGCAATTCCCCTACGGCATCAGCAATTTTCAGAAAATCGCCACCAGCGGCTCTTTCTACGTTGACCGCACGGATCGCATCCCCCTGCTGGAGCGGGGCGAATATCAGTTGTTCATCCGGCCCCGGCGCTTTGGCAAGAGCCTGCTGCTATCCACCCTGTTCAGCTACTACGACCTGGCCTCGGCCCATCTCTTTGACGAACTGTTTGGCCGCCTGGCCATCGGCCAAAATCCCACCCCGCTGCGCAACCGGTATTTCATGCTGCAACTGGACTTTTCCTGCGTGGACCCGACGGGAACCGTGGGCCGGATCAGGCGGGCGCTGCATGATCATGTCAATACGTGCATTGACTCGTTTGTCCTGTTGTACGGGGACCATCTGCGCGAGGATGTCCGCATCGACCGGGACAACGCGCTCAGCTCGCTCCAGTCCGCGGCCTCGGTGGCCAGACGCAGCGGCCATCCTTTCTTCCTGCTCATCGACGAGTACGACAACTTCGCCAACGAGGTCATGATGAGCGCCCAGCGGGACTCCCAGCGAAGATACGAGGCCCTGGTCTTTGAGGAAGGCCCGCTGCGCACCCTGTTCAAGGCCATGAAATCCCTGGCCGGCCAGGGACTGATTGACCGGATCTTCATCACCGGAGTTTCGCCAGTGGTCATGAGCGACATCACCAGCGGGTTCAATATCGCCAAGAATATTTACTTGAATCCGCTCTTGAACGACCTGTGCGGTTTTACCTTTGCAGAAACCCAACATGCCGTTGCCCTGGTCGCTGAACAGTGCGGGCTCGATGAGAATGCGACTCAAGAGGCTGAAGCCATGCTGCGCACCTGGTACAACGGATACACGTTCAGCCCGGATGCCCAGACAATGGTCTACAATCCGACTCTCGTGCTCTATTTTCTGGATACGCTGGAACAACGTTGCACATATCCGCGCAAAATGCTCGATGCCAACCTGTCCACGGACCGGGCCAAGCTGGAATATATTGCCAGGTCTCCCGGCGGAGACCAACTCCTTCTGGACATGGCCAGCGATGACTACCTGGTGGCCCTGGAGGACATCGCGGATCGCTTCGGGATGCGGGACATGCTCCGGGAGCAGAGCAAGGATTCTACCTTCATGGCCTCCCTGCTGTACTACTTCGGCGTGCTCTCCATCGAGGGCCGGACGTCCCTGGGCAAGCTGACCCTGCGGGTGCCCAATCTGGTGATGCGCAAGCTGTACGTGGAACAGATCGCCGAGATGCTCCTGCCCGATCCCCTGCTCCGGGACGAGGGCAAACTTGCCGCGGAAAATCTCTACCAAAAAGGCGACATGGCCCCGCTGTGCGCCTATGTGGAAGAGAAGTATTTCAAGGTCTTCCACACCGCGGACTACCGCTGGGCCAACGATCTGACCGTGAAGACGGCCTTTCTGACCCTGCTCTACAACGACACCCTCTACGTCATGGACTCGGAGCCGGAGCTGGAACGCCGCCGGGCCGACCTGACCATGATCATCCGTCCGGACGCCCGGCGGTTCACGATCCTGGACATCCTCATCGAATTCAAGTTTGTGACCCTCAAGGATGCAGGGATGAGCGGGGAACAGGCCCTGATGCTGGGCATGAAAGAGCTGCAAGGTTTGCGGCTGATGCGCCAGGCCATGGACGAGGCCCGGGAGCAGGTCCGAGGTAATATGAAGACCCTGAACAGACGGTACAATAACCTCCGGCTGCGCGGCTATGCGGTGGTCAGTTTGGGCTTTGAGCGAATCTGGTGGGAGGAAGTGGGAAGAGAAGGATAA
- a CDS encoding DNA-formamidopyrimidine glycosylase family protein encodes MRRGVRSRTMKETGRHGKYCAVRMDNGEWLIMHFGMTGFLRYYKDDTNQPVHARILFRLRNGYIMAYVSQRKLGSLNLARDINFP; translated from the coding sequence TTGCGTCGCGGTGTGCGCTCCCGGACCATGAAAGAAACCGGGCGTCACGGCAAATACTGCGCCGTGCGAATGGACAACGGAGAATGGCTGATCATGCATTTCGGCATGACCGGATTTTTGCGATATTACAAGGATGATACAAATCAACCCGTCCACGCCCGGATCCTGTTTCGCCTGCGCAACGGCTACATCATGGCTTATGTTTCGCAGCGCAAGCTGGGCAGCTTGAACCTGGCCAGGGACATCAATTTTCCCTAG
- a CDS encoding BON domain-containing protein yields MFLTISRWCFIVVFSSLAWAGPVAAQSDENIKENVVAALVSDTRVDASEITVEVNNGAATLGGTVPSYLAATAAYDVALETTGVTSVDNLISVLYQPPFSPPADPELRATILSKLARNPDINVLDTEITVEAGLVTLRGTVNSYWEKLHAEELVASEAGVVAVNNHLAIVRTDDFMDEEIAADIIQSLESRSAVSADDVTVSVQDGHVTLTGVVPSWAAKQAAFRSALFTFGVVDVQNLISVDPELS; encoded by the coding sequence ATGTTTCTAACAATATCACGCTGGTGTTTTATTGTTGTTTTCAGCTCGCTGGCATGGGCTGGTCCGGTTGCAGCACAATCTGATGAAAACATAAAGGAAAATGTTGTCGCGGCACTTGTTTCCGACACCAGGGTCGATGCGTCCGAGATTACCGTGGAGGTCAATAACGGGGCAGCCACCCTGGGAGGAACAGTGCCTTCGTATCTGGCGGCAACAGCTGCCTATGACGTTGCCCTTGAAACTACTGGTGTAACGAGTGTCGATAACCTGATTTCGGTCCTGTATCAACCGCCTTTCAGTCCCCCCGCAGATCCAGAATTGCGTGCCACGATCCTGAGCAAACTTGCGAGAAATCCGGATATCAACGTTCTTGACACGGAAATCACGGTTGAAGCCGGGCTGGTCACCTTGCGCGGAACAGTGAATTCGTATTGGGAAAAGCTGCACGCTGAAGAACTTGTCGCATCGGAAGCAGGTGTGGTTGCCGTCAACAACCATTTGGCGATTGTCCGAACCGATGACTTCATGGATGAAGAAATTGCCGCAGATATCATCCAATCCCTGGAATCACGCTCCGCCGTCTCAGCTGATGATGTCACCGTGAGTGTTCAGGACGGCCATGTAACACTAACCGGAGTCGTGCCGAGCTGGGCGGCCAAACAGGCGGCATTCCGCTCGGCATTGTTCACCTTTGGCGTCGTTGACGTTCAAAACCTGATCAGTGTTGACCCGGAATTATCATAG
- a CDS encoding PRC-barrel domain-containing protein has product MKTLVLSLLAGLLFVNPAFAEKKMDIFVEPHMITDDFLAYGSTLLGRDVYISPIEAIPESVIEVPAEWDHIGNLDDIILKKNGQVYAAIIDVGGFLGIGTRSIAIRMEALHMVDMSRMDDFYIVLASDKQHVENAPEYVHHEIMGRPFSRTLYPVRPYGRPDIHPLAGYERLETSTVSVSDLKAARVYGANHQEVASVSNVLVTPEGTVEQVIIDVGGFLGIGSRSVAFEIDELELHSGPLDLRIYLPMTEEELQDKPEYTE; this is encoded by the coding sequence ATGAAAACCTTGGTACTGAGCCTTCTGGCAGGACTTCTTTTCGTGAACCCGGCTTTTGCAGAAAAAAAGATGGATATTTTTGTTGAGCCTCACATGATAACTGATGATTTTTTAGCCTATGGCTCCACTTTACTTGGCAGGGATGTTTACATTTCACCGATTGAGGCAATTCCGGAAAGCGTCATTGAGGTTCCTGCCGAATGGGATCATATTGGAAATCTTGATGATATCATTCTGAAAAAAAATGGACAGGTTTATGCAGCCATCATTGATGTCGGCGGATTTCTGGGTATCGGAACCAGATCCATTGCCATCAGGATGGAAGCCCTGCACATGGTAGATATGAGCAGGATGGATGATTTTTATATTGTTCTTGCATCCGACAAGCAGCACGTTGAAAATGCACCGGAATATGTACATCATGAAATAATGGGAAGGCCATTCAGTCGAACCTTATATCCGGTTCGCCCCTATGGGCGGCCAGACATTCATCCCCTGGCGGGATACGAACGGTTGGAAACATCCACGGTCTCCGTGAGCGACTTGAAGGCCGCCAGGGTCTACGGGGCCAACCATCAGGAAGTAGCCAGCGTCAGCAACGTTTTGGTCACGCCGGAAGGAACAGTGGAACAGGTGATCATTGATGTTGGTGGCTTTCTCGGTATCGGCTCACGCAGTGTGGCTTTCGAGATAGATGAACTCGAACTGCACTCAGGGCCTCTTGACCTGAGGATTTATCTCCCCATGACCGAGGAGGAACTTCAGGACAAGCCTGAATACACTGAATAA
- a CDS encoding HdeD family acid-resistance protein, whose translation MQIYMKENSRLLKTEGIVLLTLGVLAIILPTFFTLAIELLIGILLLLGGAVSIYRSYTLKDMPGSFVSLGTGILSAIVGVLFLGFPLHGMIALTIFLGILFLIKGIAEITIALQHRHWIAWGWILISGFVSILIALFLLVSLPETATWAVGLLVGINMLFSGAWLLMLGSAIGKGIEV comes from the coding sequence ATGCAAATATACATGAAAGAAAACAGCCGGCTGTTGAAAACCGAGGGCATCGTGCTGCTGACGCTTGGTGTCCTGGCCATTATTTTGCCAACGTTTTTCACTTTGGCCATTGAACTGCTGATCGGCATCCTGTTGTTGTTGGGCGGAGCTGTATCCATCTATCGATCCTATACGCTCAAGGATATGCCAGGCAGTTTCGTGTCCCTGGGAACAGGGATTCTTTCAGCAATTGTTGGCGTGCTGTTTCTGGGGTTTCCACTTCACGGGATGATCGCGCTCACGATATTTCTCGGGATACTTTTTTTAATCAAAGGCATTGCCGAGATCACCATTGCCTTGCAGCATCGCCACTGGATCGCCTGGGGATGGATTCTGATCAGCGGTTTTGTCTCGATCCTGATCGCACTGTTCCTCCTGGTGTCCCTGCCGGAGACCGCCACATGGGCCGTTGGCCTCCTGGTTGGGATCAACATGCTCTTCAGCGGGGCCTGGTTGCTGATGCTCGGGTCAGCGATCGGCAAGGGGATTGAAGTCTGA
- the gap gene encoding type I glyceraldehyde-3-phosphate dehydrogenase — MTLRIGLNGFGRIGKNFARLAMADPDVELVAFNARKSPSAYAYTFKYDSVQGNWPGEVRAEDDGIVVDNKKIKVTSAGRGEWQWKDLNVDVVVEASGLFVDRESCQMHLDRGAKKVIISAPGKEPDLTVVYNVNHHEYDPNSHHIISVASCTTNCLAPVAMALHNEFGVQKAFMSTLHAYTTSQAILDSTNTKDPRRGRAAALNIVPTTTGAAKAVGLVLPDLQGRIDGLAIRSPNPVGSIVDLTAVVEKGTSIEEVNALFRRLQNDTLGYTDEFLVSEDIVGDSHGCVIDGQSTGVMEGNLVKVLAWYDNEMGFNHQMLRMLKHVGSSL, encoded by the coding sequence ATGACACTGCGCATCGGATTGAACGGATTTGGGCGGATCGGGAAAAACTTTGCCCGCCTGGCGATGGCTGACCCGGACGTGGAGCTGGTGGCGTTCAATGCCCGGAAAAGCCCTTCGGCCTATGCCTACACTTTCAAGTACGATTCCGTGCAGGGCAACTGGCCGGGCGAAGTACGCGCAGAGGACGACGGCATCGTTGTCGACAACAAGAAAATCAAGGTGACCAGTGCCGGGCGAGGCGAATGGCAATGGAAAGACCTGAATGTGGATGTGGTCGTCGAGGCTTCAGGGCTTTTTGTGGACCGGGAATCCTGTCAGATGCACCTGGACCGCGGCGCCAAGAAGGTGATCATCAGCGCGCCGGGGAAAGAGCCGGACCTGACGGTTGTCTACAACGTCAATCATCACGAGTACGATCCAAACAGCCATCACATCATCTCCGTGGCCTCATGCACCACGAACTGTCTCGCTCCCGTAGCCATGGCACTGCACAACGAATTCGGCGTACAGAAAGCGTTCATGTCCACCCTGCATGCCTACACCACCAGCCAGGCAATTCTTGACAGTACCAACACCAAAGATCCCAGAAGGGGCCGGGCCGCGGCCTTGAACATCGTCCCCACGACAACCGGCGCGGCCAAGGCCGTGGGGCTTGTCCTGCCGGATCTGCAGGGCAGGATCGATGGGCTGGCCATTCGCTCGCCAAATCCGGTCGGTTCCATCGTGGACCTCACGGCTGTGGTTGAAAAAGGTACCTCAATAGAAGAGGTCAATGCCCTTTTTCGCCGTCTCCAGAATGACACCCTGGGTTATACCGACGAATTCCTGGTCTCGGAAGACATCGTCGGGGACTCCCATGGCTGCGTAATCGACGGACAGAGTACCGGGGTAATGGAAGGGAATCTGGTCAAGGTGCTTGCCTGGTACGACAACGAAATGGGCTTCAACCACCAGATGCTCCGGATGCTCAAGCATGTCGGGTCAAGCCTCTAA
- a CDS encoding 1-phosphofructokinase family hexose kinase: MTKIVTLTMNPTIDKSTSVENVLAEKKLRCERPHFEPGGGGLNVSRAVRKLGEESLALYLAGGSPGDMLRELLDAEGIRHEAIAIEGMSRENLAVYEKSTGQQYRFGMPGPQIQEQEWQNVLERLERLDPKPELIICSGSLPPGIPADFYAQIADRATHHGAKVVLDTSGEPLTVAANTGVFLIKPNHAELETLEGQPLESEHQQEELLRRLVAEGRAEIVVASLGAAGALYAWQETLSRVRAPTVKIKSKVGAGDSMVAGMVTALSKGWEVPDAVRFGVAAGAAAVMTPGSELCRREDTERLYQQIRKE; the protein is encoded by the coding sequence ATGACGAAAATCGTTACCCTGACCATGAATCCAACCATTGACAAGAGTACTTCAGTGGAAAATGTCCTGGCGGAAAAAAAACTTCGCTGTGAGCGTCCACATTTCGAGCCGGGCGGCGGAGGTCTCAACGTGTCCAGGGCCGTACGCAAGCTTGGTGAGGAATCCCTGGCCCTCTATCTTGCGGGAGGTTCGCCCGGGGACATGCTCAGGGAACTGCTCGATGCGGAGGGAATCCGGCACGAAGCCATTGCCATCGAGGGCATGAGCAGGGAAAATCTGGCGGTTTACGAGAAATCGACGGGCCAGCAGTATCGTTTCGGCATGCCTGGCCCGCAGATCCAGGAACAGGAGTGGCAAAACGTCCTGGAACGTCTGGAGCGGTTGGATCCCAAGCCCGAGCTGATCATCTGCAGTGGCAGTCTGCCCCCCGGCATTCCCGCGGATTTTTATGCCCAGATTGCGGACCGTGCCACGCATCATGGTGCAAAGGTCGTACTTGACACCTCCGGAGAACCGTTGACCGTTGCCGCGAACACCGGTGTCTTCCTGATCAAGCCGAATCATGCGGAGCTGGAAACCCTGGAAGGGCAACCGCTTGAAAGTGAGCACCAACAGGAGGAACTGCTGCGGCGACTTGTCGCGGAGGGCCGTGCCGAAATTGTCGTTGCCTCCCTGGGGGCCGCCGGGGCTCTTTATGCCTGGCAGGAAACGCTATCCAGGGTGCGGGCCCCTACCGTGAAGATCAAAAGCAAGGTCGGCGCCGGGGACAGCATGGTGGCCGGCATGGTCACGGCCTTGTCCAAGGGCTGGGAGGTGCCGGACGCGGTGCGCTTCGGCGTAGCCGCAGGCGCCGCGGCAGTGATGACCCCGGGTTCCGAACTCTGCCGCCGGGAAGACACGGAGCGGCTCTATCAGCAAATCAGGAAGGAGTGA
- a CDS encoding 2,3-bisphosphoglycerate-independent phosphoglycerate mutase has protein sequence MQIDFNVLKKLARPAETKIVLLVIDGLGGLPAGNNSVTELEAAKTPNMDALARRCICGLHSPFADGVTLGSGPAHLALFGYHPVKYQVGRGVLAALGVNFDLRPGDVAARGNFCTVDKEGRVTDRRAGRIDTRTTEQKLALLRDIEMEGVELHLLPVKDYRFLLVLRGDGLGADIIDTDPQSTGRKPLQAETKTGDPASEKTVNLVNDFASQAANLLHNEDPANMVLLRGFSQRPAWPGLPEIYGVTAAALANYPMYRGAARLVGMDALESEDFTVSLQTLRQIWSKYDFFFVHFKPTDSAGENGDFERKVALIEEVDGKIPEILHLEPDVICITGDHSTPATMRAHSWHPVPLIIGSPYCRPDSVHRFTEADCLAGGLGPRLPATSIMPLLMANALRLEKFGA, from the coding sequence ATGCAGATCGATTTCAATGTTCTCAAAAAACTGGCCAGGCCCGCGGAAACGAAAATCGTGCTGCTGGTCATCGACGGGCTGGGCGGTCTTCCCGCCGGGAATAACAGCGTCACCGAACTCGAGGCCGCAAAGACACCAAACATGGATGCCCTGGCCCGACGCTGCATCTGCGGGTTGCACTCACCGTTTGCCGACGGGGTAACCCTGGGCAGCGGGCCGGCGCACTTGGCACTTTTCGGGTATCATCCCGTAAAATATCAGGTGGGTCGCGGAGTGCTTGCGGCATTGGGCGTGAACTTCGATCTGCGCCCTGGAGACGTGGCCGCCCGCGGCAACTTCTGTACCGTGGATAAGGAAGGAAGAGTGACGGATCGCCGCGCCGGTCGAATCGATACCCGGACTACCGAACAGAAACTTGCCCTGCTGCGGGATATTGAGATGGAAGGCGTGGAGCTGCACCTGCTCCCGGTCAAGGACTACCGTTTTCTGCTCGTGTTGCGCGGTGATGGTCTGGGTGCGGATATAATCGATACCGATCCCCAGTCCACCGGAAGGAAACCGTTGCAGGCCGAAACCAAAACCGGTGATCCGGCTTCGGAGAAAACCGTTAACCTGGTGAACGATTTCGCCAGCCAGGCGGCAAACCTTCTCCACAACGAAGATCCGGCGAACATGGTCCTCCTGCGGGGGTTTTCCCAGCGTCCGGCCTGGCCCGGCCTACCGGAGATCTACGGGGTCACGGCGGCGGCTCTGGCCAACTATCCCATGTATCGCGGCGCTGCCAGGCTCGTGGGCATGGACGCTCTTGAAAGCGAGGATTTTACGGTTTCGCTCCAAACCCTGAGGCAAATCTGGTCAAAGTATGACTTTTTCTTCGTGCACTTCAAGCCGACGGACAGTGCCGGAGAGAACGGTGATTTTGAGCGCAAGGTTGCCCTGATCGAAGAGGTGGATGGGAAAATCCCGGAGATACTGCACCTGGAACCGGACGTGATCTGCATTACCGGCGACCATTCCACGCCAGCCACGATGCGGGCGCACAGCTGGCACCCCGTGCCCCTGATCATCGGCTCACCCTATTGCCGCCCGGACAGCGTGCACCGCTTCACCGAGGCGGACTGCCTGGCCGGAGGCCTGGGCCCTCGCTTGCCGGCCACATCCATCATGCCGCTGCTCATGGCCAATGCCCTGCGTCTGGAGAAGTTCGGGGCGTAA
- a CDS encoding manganese efflux pump MntP: MLSLIILGVVIGFNNFAVALTLGAMGQAPYRYRVMFVFGVFEFMIPLLGIHLGLAASRTIGLHANTIGAVLLFGIGLFAVFGGLRNNQFNERMARLVVTWSGLLMLAAGLSLDNLMAGFSLGLNNVQPLLLAGFIAFFSVSFTWLGMVLGRESRRSWERISKISSGTMLMVLAVAVGAGWFESVTSGPA; this comes from the coding sequence ATGCTGTCATTGATTATACTTGGTGTTGTTATTGGTTTCAATAACTTTGCCGTTGCCCTGACCCTTGGAGCAATGGGTCAGGCACCCTATCGCTACAGGGTGATGTTTGTGTTTGGGGTTTTTGAATTCATGATTCCTCTGTTAGGAATCCATCTGGGTCTGGCAGCGTCCCGGACCATAGGGTTGCATGCAAACACTATCGGGGCTGTTCTGCTTTTTGGTATCGGGCTTTTTGCAGTTTTTGGGGGGCTTAGGAATAATCAATTCAATGAGCGGATGGCGCGGCTGGTGGTCACGTGGAGCGGACTGCTGATGTTGGCAGCCGGTCTCAGCCTGGACAACCTCATGGCGGGTTTTAGTCTGGGACTGAACAACGTGCAACCGCTTCTCCTGGCAGGGTTCATTGCTTTTTTTTCCGTGTCATTCACCTGGCTTGGAATGGTTTTGGGACGTGAATCAAGGCGTAGCTGGGAGCGCATATCAAAAATATCCTCCGGGACAATGCTGATGGTCCTTGCGGTGGCAGTTGGCGCAGGCTGGTTTGAAAGTGTCACGTCAGGCCCAGCATAA